From Malaciobacter mytili LMG 24559:
GTGATAGTGGAACAATAAGTGAGGAGTCATCAATATTAGGTTTTCGAGCGTTAAATATAAGAGAGGCCCATGAACGACCAGAAGCGATGGAAGAGACAAGTGTAATGATGGTAGGATTAGAGAAGAGCAGAATAATACAAGGGATAGATATTTTAGAGAGACAAAAAGAGGATACATTAAAAAGAGTAGAAGATTATAGTAAGCCAAATGTATCAGAGAAAGTATTAAGAATAATATTATCATATACAGATTATGTTAATAAAACAGTTTGGAAAAAAAGTTAATAATAATATGAAAATACTTTTTTTATTTATTTCATATCCTGAAAATCCCAATGATTCAAATTTAACTAAAGATTTATCTGATAAGTTCAATATAAATGGGGAAGAGGTTTATATTGCAACAATTAGAGAGAAAAAGTTTGGAAAACCTACTGAATATTCTAAAGAAAATGGAGTAAATGTATTACGAATAAAAAGTGGTAATATGTTTAATAATATTTCAAAATTTGAAAAACTTTTTACCATGATGACTATGAATAATAATATATTAAAACAAATAAAAAAATATTGGGGTGATGTAAAGTTTGACATAGTAGTTGGTACAACACCATATATGGCAAATTATAAATTAATCAATGGATTAAAAACTTATTATAAATGTTCATCTTTTTTAATACTTTGGGATTTGTTTCCTCAAAATGCTAAAGATTTAGAATTATTAAAAAACAAACTTGTATTTAATTTTTTTAAAAATAAAGAACATAAAAATCTAAAAAGTTTTGATTATATTGGTTGTATGTCTAAAGGAAATATTAATTATGTTAAAAAGAATTATAGTTTTTTAGATGAAAAACAATTATTTTTATTTCCTTTGTGGGGTAATAAAAAAGAACATTGTGATATAAATAAAGAATCAATTAGAAAAAAATACAATTTTAAAAATGATGATTTTATACTTGTTTTTGGTGGGAATATGGGAAAACCACAAAACTTAGGAAATGTTTTAAAGTTGGCATTTGAAGTACGAAATATACAGCAAATAAAGTTTTTATTTGTTGGAAGAGGTACTGAAACTGAGAAATTGAAGAAGTTAAAAGAAGAAATGAAGTTGGAAAATGTGTCTTTTAAAGATTTTGTACCTAGAAATGACTATGAAAATTTAATATCTTCTTGTAATTTAGGTATTGTTAGTTTAGATCCAAGATTTACTGTTCCTAATTTTCCATCAAAAACAATTGATTACTTAAAACTTGGGTTACCTATATTAGCCTGTGTAGACAAGTGTGCTTTTGATGATTATGGTAAGCTATTGGAAAATGAAATTAAAGCAGGTATTTGTTGTCTTGCAACAGATATGCAACAATATAAAGAAAATTTAATTAAACTTTATAGTGATAAACAATTGTATTTAGAACTATCAAAAAATGCAAAAGAGTATTATGATAAGTTTTTCAATGTAGAAAATAATTATTTATTAATAAAAAAGATTATGGGAGATAAAAATGATGAAAGAAATATTTGATAAAACATTAGCCTTAATTTTAATAATACTTTTTTTACCTATTTATATAATTGTAAGCTTATTTATTTTATGGAAAATGGGCAGACCTATTTTATTTAATCAAAGAAGACCTGGATATAAAGAAAAAATATTTAATTTATATAAATTTAGAACTATGTCTAATGAAACTGATAAAAATGGAAATCTTTTATCTGATAAAGAAAGACTTAATAATATTGGAAAATTTATAAGAAGTACAAGTTTAGATGAGCTTCCTCAACTTTTTAATGTATTAAAAGGTGAAATGAGTTTTGTAGGACCTAGACCTTTACTTGTAGAATATTTACCTTATTATAATGAAAATGAAAAAAGAAGACATAATGTTAAGCCAGGTATTACAGGCTGGGCTCAAGTAAATGGTAGAAATACAGTTTCTTGGGAAAAAAGATTTGAATATGATTTATGGTATGTCGATAATCAATCTTTTTGGTTAGATATGAAAATATTATTTCTTACATTTTTAAAAGTTGTAAAAAGAAGTGATGTTTCACCCAATAATCAAGTTACAATGGAAAGACTAGATACATATAAAGAATCTAAAAAGGTAAAAAGTGAATAAAAAAATTGCTATTATCTCAGATATTCACTCAAATTTTACTTCTTTAAGCCTTTCTATTGCACAAATAAAAGAACAAAAAATTGATTTATGTATTATTTTAGGAGATCTTTTAACATATGGTACAATGCCAAATGAGGTAATAGATTTATTATTAGAATTTCAAAAAAATTATGAATGTATTTTTATAAAAGGAAATCATGATCAGTTTTATTTTGATTTACAAGATAAAAAAGATTATAAAAAGTATAAAATAGCAAGTTTTGTGGAAGAATCAATACTATGGACAAATGAAAAACTAAAATTTAATTTATTTGAAAGTTTTCCTTGGCAAAATGATTTTTCAATTAGTAATATTTATTTTTCACATGCAAATCCTTTTGAATATGGTAATTGGGAATATCTAAATGATGAAGAGAATATTCAAAAAGCAGCTAAAACTTTATATGATAAAAATATGAAAATAGGCATTTTTGGGCATACTCATAGAAGTAAACAAAGTATTGTTATAAATGAGTTAAAAGTTTGTAATAATTTTTTATATAATAGTTTTAAAAATAGTGATGAAGGTATATTGATATTAAATTCTGGATCAATAGGTCAGCCAAGAGGAACAGAACCTAGTATTCTTATTTTGTCTGTTTTTGATGATTTTATTGAGTTTGATTATGTAAAAGTTAAAGTTGATTCAAAAATAATGATAAATAAAATAAATAATAGTAGTTTAAGCGAAGATACAAAAAATAAATTAAATTCATTTTGGGAGATGAAAAATGATTAATGTTTTAGTTACAGGAGTAGGTGGCGGAGTAGGTCAAGGAATTATAAAATCTTTAAAAATGATTAATGATTTAGAAATTAATATTATTACAGCAGATATGAGTCCTTTAGCTGCAGGTATATATGCTGGTGATAAATCTTACTTAGTTCCTGCATGTACATCAAATGAATATATAAAAAGATTAGAAGAAATTTTTTTACTTGAAAAAATTGATCATTATTTCCCTGGTCTTGATTTGGAACTTGAATTTTGTGCTAAGAATAAAGAATATTTTAAAAAAAACTTTAATGTTAATGTAATAATTTCTAATTTAAATACTGTTCAAATAGCAAATAATAAATATCTAACTTTTAAATTTTTAGAAGAACATAATTTTTTTCATCCTAAAACTTTTTTGCCAAATGAAGTTGAATTTGAAAAATTAAATTATCCTGTAATAGTTAAACCAGCTATAGGTTCAAGGTCTGTTGGTGTTAGTGTTGCAAATAATCAATTAGAATTAACTTCAAGATTAAATAATGAAAATGGACTAATTATACAAGAATTAATTGGAACAAATGAAGAAGAATATACTTGTACAGTAGTTGTTGTTAATAAAAAAGTTTCAGACGTAATGATATTAAAAAGAGTTTTACGTGCAGGAGATACTTTTAGAGCAGAACCTATAAAATCGGAGATAATATCAAAGTATATAACTGATTTATCTTTAGCCCTAGAAATTAATGGGTCTTGTAATTTTCAATTAAGAATTGATGAAAAAGGAATTCCAAAAGTCTTTGAAATTAATAGTAGATTCTCAGGTACTACTCCTTTTTGTTCTCAATTAGGATTAAATCCTGTAGAATTTTATCTTAAAAACTTTATGAATTTAGAGTATGAGTATTCTATTGATTATGAAAGTGTAGTATTAAGACATTGGTCTGAGGTTTTAGTTAAAAAAGATGATATTGATGAATTAAATAATATGAAGAATATTATTCCTAGCATAAAAGCTACATCTCAATTATTTTAATAGGATTATTAAAGATGTCAAAAATAGCTATTCTTGGTTCAACTGGAATGATAGGTTCCCATTTTAAAGCTTTGTGTTTATCTAATAATATTGAGTTTCTTGATATTGATAGAAAAATTTGGGATCTTTCTGTATGGAAAGAAGATGAAGAACTTGATGAATTATTTAATAATGTGGATTGTATTTTTCATTTTGCTGCTGTTCTTCCTAAAAACCTTGATAGAGAGCTTGAAAAAATTTTTGAAGTAAATGTTAAATCATGTTTAAATATTTCTAAATGGGCTTTAAAAAACAATGTGAAAATAGTTTTTTTATCAGGTTCTACTGTTTATGCTGACACTAATGCTTTAAATATAAAAGAAGATGCTTCTAAAGTAGTTTATGGATTAGGTGGTTTTTATGGATATAGTAAATTACTTGCAGAAAATATTTTTAATCATTATATTCATCAAGGTTTAAAAGTTACTATATTAAGACCTAGTTCTGTTTATGGTTTAGGATTGGGAAAAGATAAGATAATAAATCAATTTATAAATAAAATAGAAAATGATATTCCCATAAAAATTAATCAGCCCGAAAATAAAATCAATTTTATTCACTCAATGGATGTATCAATTGCTGCATTACAAGTCTATTTAAATAATCTTCAAGGTACTTTTAATATAGCTGCTAAAGAAACTACTTCTATATATGAATTAGCCAAAGTTTGTACAGATGTTATGGGAAAAGGAAAAATAGAAATTATAAAAGAGGATTATATTCCTTTTGAACGATTTAACTTAAACTGTGATAAAGCTAAAAATGAATTTAATTTTAAATCCAGAATAAATATTAAAGATGGAATAGCTTCAATGTATAATAACAAGATGTTAGAAGGTTATTTTTTTAGTTAAATAAATTATAGTAGAAACATAAATTTTTAAATTATATAAAAATACAGCAACTCACTTTAAGCTTTGTGTCTGTATAATAATTTCTTTTAAAAAGAATTTGATAAATACTAGTAAAATTTAAACTAGCAATTAAATCATATTTTGAAAGAGTTAAAAAAAATATTTTTAAAATTTGTATTTGTAAAAGATAAAATAATAATAAAACAGTTAATAAAAAAATCTTTCAATAAAATAAATCAAATCTTTTTTTTCACAAGTCAATTTCTTTAAATTAAGGCAATAAATAAGTGAATTTAATTTTAAATATCAATAGTAAAACTTTTTTCTTATCATATTATAGACATATACTAAAAAGTTCTCTAGTGCAGGATAATTAAATATGAAAAGTTTAAATGTTTTGTGTATTGGATTTAATCAAGAAACTTTAATTTCATTAAAAAAACTTATAAATAATAATATAAAAATTTCAGGGCTTATTTCTACAAAAAAGAAAAAAGAAAAAAAAGGTTCTGATTATGTTGATTTAGAGCCTTTTGCAAAAAAACATAAAATTGCATATTTTGAAACAGATGATATAAATTGTATAGAAGCTAAAAACTGGATAAAGAATATCAATGTGGATGTTATTTTTATCTTAGCTTGGAGCCAACTATTTGATAGTGAATTACTCTCTTTACCTAAATATTTTACAATTGGAAGTCACCCTAGTAAATTACCATATGGTGCAGGTAGAGCGCCAGTTGTTTGGACAATATTAGAGGAGTTGAAATCTACAGCAGTTAGTTTATTTAAAGTAAATGATGGTGTAGATTCAGGAGCTCTTTTATTACAAAAAGAATTTGATATACCTCCTAATAGTAATAGTAGAAAATTATATGATTTAATAAGTGAAAATTTATCTGATGCTTTTGTAGAAGTCTATACAAAAATAATTAATAATGAACTAAAAGAAGTAAATCAAGATTTGCAAAAAAGAACAATAAGAGCAAAAAGACAACCTAAAGATGGTTACATTGATTTTAAAATAATGACTAATAAAGAAGTAGATCTTTTAATTAGAGCAACTACTGATCCTTATCCTGGAGCATTTTCATATTATAAAAATAAAAAAGTGATATTTTGGGATAGTGAAATAGAAGAAAATTGTAAATATAAAGGAACCTTTGGACAAATCTTAAAAAAAGAAAATAATTCTTTATTAGTGCAGTGTAAAGATTTTCCTATATGGCTAAAAGATATATGGGTTGAAGAAAAAAATGATATTAATTTTTTTAAGTTAGGCGATTGTTTTGGAATAGACTTTATATCTGAAATTGAGGTTTTAAATAAAAAAATAAAAGAATTGGAAGAAATGGTAAAAAAATGAGTTTATTTAAAAATAAAAAAATATTAGTTTTAGGAGCTCATTGTGATGATGAAGTTTTAGGAGTGGGTGGAACAATCTTAAAAGCAAAAGAAGATGGTGCGAAAGTAGATGTTTTAATTTTAACTGATAGTTCTTCATCTCAACATTTAAATGATTTAGAAAAACAAAAAAATAGAAATACTTATTTTTATGAATGTTGCAATATTTTAAATGTTGATAATGCTTATAAATGGAATTTACCAGATATGAAGCTTGATACATTATCACATATTGAAATAAATAAAAAATTAGAAGAATTTTTATGTGAAAAAAAATATGATATTGTTTTTGTACATCATCCAAATGATATTAATAAAGATCATCAAATAGTTTTTGATTCATTAATGGTTGTTGCAAGACCAGTTCCAAACCAATCTATAAAAAAAATATTTACTTACTATACTCCAAGTTCAACAGAATGGGGAGGATATAGTTCTTCTACTCAATTTTTACCTAATTGTTATATTGATATTACAAAATTTTTAGAAAAAAAGAAACTAGCATTATTAAAATATAAAGATGAATTAAAAGAGTTTCCCCATCCAAGAAGTATAGAAAATATAGAACATATGGCAAAATTTTTTGGATCTCAAGTTGGTTTATTGGCAGCAGAGCCCTTTAATTTAATAAGAATAATTGAAAGATAATAAAAAAATGAAAAATAGAATCTTCTTAAACTCGCCTCATATGAGTGGAAATGAAATAAAATATATTGAAAAGGTATTTGAAAGTAATTATATAGCACCTCTTGGTGAATATGTAAATAAATTTGAAGAAAGCATTAAAAATTATATAAAAAGTGAAAATGCTCTTGCTGTTAATAGTGGAACAGCTGCAATTCATCTGGCTCTTCGAGTTTTAGGAATAGGAAATGGAGATGATGTTTTAGCTTCAACTTTTACCTTTATTGGTTCTGTAAATGCAATTCTTTATCAAAATGCAAATCCAGTATTTATAGATAGTGATAATAAATCATGGAATTTATCACCAGAACTTTTAGAAGAGTATTTAAAAGTTTGTGAAAAGAAACCTAAGGCATTGATATTAACTCATCTTTATGGAATGTGCGCAGATATAGAAAAAATAGCAGAAATTTGTAAAATTCATAATATATATCTTATTGAAGATGCAGCAGAAAGCTTAGGTGCAACTTTCAATGGTAAGCATACAGGAACTTTTGGTGATTTTGGAATATATAGTTTTAATGGGAATAAAATCATTACTACAAGTGGTGGAGGAATGCTAGTAAGTCCTAATAAAAATTGGATTGAAAAGGCAAAATACTATTCTACACAAGCAAAAGAACCTTTTCTTTATTATGAACATGAAGAATATGGATATAATTATCGTATGTCAAATGTTTTAGCTGCAATTGGTGTAGGTCAAATGGAAATTATTGAAGAAAGAGTAAGTAAGAAAAGAGAAATTTTTAATTGGTATAATGAAAATTTAAAAGATATTGAAGAGATAAATTTTATGCCGGAACTTAAAAATAGTAGAGGTAATAGATGGCTAACAGCAGTAACTTTTGAAAATACTTCTTATGAAAAGATAATTAAAGTATTAGATGAAATTAATGTAGAATCAAGACCATTATGGAAACCAATGCATATGCAGCCATTATTTAAAAATTCAAAATCATTTGTCGATGGAACTAGTGAAAACTTATTTAAAAAAGGACTTTGTTTAGCAAGTAGTACAACACAGACAAAAAATGATGTTGAATTTATATGTAATACTATAAAAAAGAACTGTAATTAATTTTATTTTGTAGTTTTTACTTGATTAAAAAAGGTAAAAATAGTTGTTATTAAGTGGAAATGAATCATCAACATATATTGCTTATAAATTAAATGATATATTATTTTATTATCCAATAACTCCTTCTTCTCCTATGAGTGAAGATTTTGAAAAAAAAGCTTTAAATGGAGAAAAAAATATCTGGGGGAGAATCCCCTTATATGAACAAATGCAAAGTGAGATAGGTGTAGCTGGGGCTATACATGGATCTTTACAAACAGGTGTTCCAACTACAACTTTTACTTCTTCTCAGGGACTTTTATTAATGAATTCAGCTATGAATAGAATTGCTGGAGAATTACTGCCTACTGTTATTCATGTTGCTTCAAGAAGTTTAGGTTACCAAGGTGGAAATATATATGGTGATCATTCTGATGTAATGTCTTTAAGACATAGTGGATTTGCTATGTTGTGTTCAAATAATAATCAAGAAATTATGGATTTTTCATTAATAGCAAATACTTTAACTTATTTATTAAGAGTTCCTTTTATACACTTTTTTGATGGTTTTAGAAGTAGTCATGAGATAGTTGATGTTAAATTAATAAGTGATGAACAAATAGTTAAGTTTTTTAAAGCATCAAATTTTAATAATTTTTACTATAATATGCCAAATAATCAATTCCCCGCAATAAGAGGTGCAATATATAGTAGTGATATAGGTTTTCAAGTAAGAGAAACCATAAATAAGAATTATGATAGATTGCCTATAATTTTACAAAAATTAATGAACAAATTTGAAAAACTTACAGGTAGAAGTTACAAAATATTTGAGTATTATGGAGAAAAAGAAGCTACTAAATTAATCATTATAATGGGATCTGCTTCAGAGTGTGTTAAAGAAGCAGTAGATATTAGAAATAGCAAATATAAAGATTGTGGTGTATTAAAAGTTAGATTATTTAGACCCTTTTGTGTTGATTTTTTTATTAAAGAAATACCTAAAACTATTACTCATATTGCTGTATTAGATAGAACAAAAGAAATTGGAGCAGTGGGAGAACCTTTATATCAAGAAGTCTGTAGTGCATTTATAAAAATATATTCAAATAAAAAATTAAATAGTAATTTTCCTTTAATTATACATGGAAGATATGGTTTATCTTCAAAAGATTTTACTCCAAATATGGCCTTATCAGTATTTAATGAACTTGATAAAAAAAATCCTAAAAATACTTTTACCATAGGAATAGAAGATGATAAATTAGGACTTAAATATACTAATATTGAATTTAAAAATGATTTAATCGAAGTTCTTTTTTATGGATTGGGTTCAGATAGAACAATATCCACTGTAAAATTAATTATAAATAATATTTTTAAAAAAAAGTTATATACTCAAACTTTCTTTGAATATGATGCAAGAAAATCAGGTGGTATAACAATTAGTCACTTAAGAATAGGTGAAAAAACTTTTTCAAAGCCATATAAAATAAAAATTGCAGATATATTGGTTTGTAATCAATTTTATTTTTTAGAAAAATATTCTTTAGTTGATAATTTAAAAAAGAAAGGAATACTTTTAATAAATAGTTCTTTTTTAGAAAATAAATTTAATAAAGTTATTTCTCCTTTAACTAAAAAAAAGATTAGAGATAAAGAAATTAAGATTTATGTTTTTGATGCAGATTTTATAAGTAAAAAGTATAAACAAAAAATATCTTTTATTATACAAATAGCTTTTTTTTATATTATGGAAAAGTTAGAAAAAAGGATATTTAATAACTCAAAAGATAGTCTAATTCAAGATACAATAATAGCTGATATTAAAAAGTCTATTTATCTTTATAATATTATAAAAACAAATGAACCAATTAAACAATTTAAGCAATCTAAAAATTTAAAAGAATTAATGAGTGAAAATTTAGGAGATTTAATTCCTGTTCATAAGTTTAGGAAAGATGCAATCTGGGAAATTGAACCAACATATGAATTTGAAAAAAGAGAGTATGTAGATAAAATCCCTATGTGGAATCCTAATAGCTGTATCCAATGTAATAAATGTGTATTTGTTTGTCCTCATGGTGCAATTAGAAGTAAGATTATTACAAAAAAAGAAAAGAAAAATATATTTTATGATTTTAATTCTGCAATTGCACTTGATGATAATTTTCAATTTACACAAAATGAATTTATTATTCAAATTTCACCTAATGGGTGTGTTGGTTGTGAATTATGTATAGAAGTATGTCCAACTTCGAATGAAGATGAATATTCAATTGATTCTTTAATTCAAATAGAAAAAAAACAAATCTTAGAAAAAGAAGAAGGAAAATGGAATACTTTCAATAATACAATTGTTGAATCACAAAAAAATAAATATATTGATAAAATTAAAAATACTCAGTTTATTGATCCTCTTTTTGCCTTTTCTTCTGCTTGTGCAGGATGTGGTGAAACAGCTTATTTAAAACTTTTGACACAATTATTTGGAAGTAGATTATATATTGCTAATGCTTCAGGTTGCTCAACAGTGTATTGTGCAAATTTACCTTCTATCCCTTGGAATAAAGATACTAATGGAAAAAGTGTTGTCTGGTCACATTCATTATTTGAAAACAATGCGGAATTTGGTTTTGGATTAAAACTTGGAATTCAATCACATAAAAAACAAGCTTATGAGTTACTTTCAACTCTTAAATATGATAATATTAAAAAAGAAATTTTA
This genomic window contains:
- a CDS encoding glycosyltransferase family 4 protein is translated as MKILFLFISYPENPNDSNLTKDLSDKFNINGEEVYIATIREKKFGKPTEYSKENGVNVLRIKSGNMFNNISKFEKLFTMMTMNNNILKQIKKYWGDVKFDIVVGTTPYMANYKLINGLKTYYKCSSFLILWDLFPQNAKDLELLKNKLVFNFFKNKEHKNLKSFDYIGCMSKGNINYVKKNYSFLDEKQLFLFPLWGNKKEHCDINKESIRKKYNFKNDDFILVFGGNMGKPQNLGNVLKLAFEVRNIQQIKFLFVGRGTETEKLKKLKEEMKLENVSFKDFVPRNDYENLISSCNLGIVSLDPRFTVPNFPSKTIDYLKLGLPILACVDKCAFDDYGKLLENEIKAGICCLATDMQQYKENLIKLYSDKQLYLELSKNAKEYYDKFFNVENNYLLIKKIMGDKNDERNI
- a CDS encoding sugar transferase — encoded protein: MMKEIFDKTLALILIILFLPIYIIVSLFILWKMGRPILFNQRRPGYKEKIFNLYKFRTMSNETDKNGNLLSDKERLNNIGKFIRSTSLDELPQLFNVLKGEMSFVGPRPLLVEYLPYYNENEKRRHNVKPGITGWAQVNGRNTVSWEKRFEYDLWYVDNQSFWLDMKILFLTFLKVVKRSDVSPNNQVTMERLDTYKESKKVKSE
- a CDS encoding metallophosphoesterase family protein, producing the protein MNKKIAIISDIHSNFTSLSLSIAQIKEQKIDLCIILGDLLTYGTMPNEVIDLLLEFQKNYECIFIKGNHDQFYFDLQDKKDYKKYKIASFVEESILWTNEKLKFNLFESFPWQNDFSISNIYFSHANPFEYGNWEYLNDEENIQKAAKTLYDKNMKIGIFGHTHRSKQSIVINELKVCNNFLYNSFKNSDEGILILNSGSIGQPRGTEPSILILSVFDDFIEFDYVKVKVDSKIMINKINNSSLSEDTKNKLNSFWEMKND
- a CDS encoding ATP-grasp domain-containing protein → MINVLVTGVGGGVGQGIIKSLKMINDLEINIITADMSPLAAGIYAGDKSYLVPACTSNEYIKRLEEIFLLEKIDHYFPGLDLELEFCAKNKEYFKKNFNVNVIISNLNTVQIANNKYLTFKFLEEHNFFHPKTFLPNEVEFEKLNYPVIVKPAIGSRSVGVSVANNQLELTSRLNNENGLIIQELIGTNEEEYTCTVVVVNKKVSDVMILKRVLRAGDTFRAEPIKSEIISKYITDLSLALEINGSCNFQLRIDEKGIPKVFEINSRFSGTTPFCSQLGLNPVEFYLKNFMNLEYEYSIDYESVVLRHWSEVLVKKDDIDELNNMKNIIPSIKATSQLF
- a CDS encoding NAD-dependent epimerase/dehydratase family protein — translated: MSKIAILGSTGMIGSHFKALCLSNNIEFLDIDRKIWDLSVWKEDEELDELFNNVDCIFHFAAVLPKNLDRELEKIFEVNVKSCLNISKWALKNNVKIVFLSGSTVYADTNALNIKEDASKVVYGLGGFYGYSKLLAENIFNHYIHQGLKVTILRPSSVYGLGLGKDKIINQFINKIENDIPIKINQPENKINFIHSMDVSIAALQVYLNNLQGTFNIAAKETTSIYELAKVCTDVMGKGKIEIIKEDYIPFERFNLNCDKAKNEFNFKSRINIKDGIASMYNNKMLEGYFFS
- a CDS encoding methionyl-tRNA formyltransferase, with translation MKSLNVLCIGFNQETLISLKKLINNNIKISGLISTKKKKEKKGSDYVDLEPFAKKHKIAYFETDDINCIEAKNWIKNINVDVIFILAWSQLFDSELLSLPKYFTIGSHPSKLPYGAGRAPVVWTILEELKSTAVSLFKVNDGVDSGALLLQKEFDIPPNSNSRKLYDLISENLSDAFVEVYTKIINNELKEVNQDLQKRTIRAKRQPKDGYIDFKIMTNKEVDLLIRATTDPYPGAFSYYKNKKVIFWDSEIEENCKYKGTFGQILKKENNSLLVQCKDFPIWLKDIWVEEKNDINFFKLGDCFGIDFISEIEVLNKKIKELEEMVKK
- a CDS encoding PIG-L deacetylase family protein yields the protein MSLFKNKKILVLGAHCDDEVLGVGGTILKAKEDGAKVDVLILTDSSSSQHLNDLEKQKNRNTYFYECCNILNVDNAYKWNLPDMKLDTLSHIEINKKLEEFLCEKKYDIVFVHHPNDINKDHQIVFDSLMVVARPVPNQSIKKIFTYYTPSSTEWGGYSSSTQFLPNCYIDITKFLEKKKLALLKYKDELKEFPHPRSIENIEHMAKFFGSQVGLLAAEPFNLIRIIER
- a CDS encoding aminotransferase class V-fold PLP-dependent enzyme, whose amino-acid sequence is MKNRIFLNSPHMSGNEIKYIEKVFESNYIAPLGEYVNKFEESIKNYIKSENALAVNSGTAAIHLALRVLGIGNGDDVLASTFTFIGSVNAILYQNANPVFIDSDNKSWNLSPELLEEYLKVCEKKPKALILTHLYGMCADIEKIAEICKIHNIYLIEDAAESLGATFNGKHTGTFGDFGIYSFNGNKIITTSGGGMLVSPNKNWIEKAKYYSTQAKEPFLYYEHEEYGYNYRMSNVLAAIGVGQMEIIEERVSKKREIFNWYNENLKDIEEINFMPELKNSRGNRWLTAVTFENTSYEKIIKVLDEINVESRPLWKPMHMQPLFKNSKSFVDGTSENLFKKGLCLASSTTQTKNDVEFICNTIKKNCN
- the nifJ gene encoding pyruvate:ferredoxin (flavodoxin) oxidoreductase, giving the protein MLLSGNESSTYIAYKLNDILFYYPITPSSPMSEDFEKKALNGEKNIWGRIPLYEQMQSEIGVAGAIHGSLQTGVPTTTFTSSQGLLLMNSAMNRIAGELLPTVIHVASRSLGYQGGNIYGDHSDVMSLRHSGFAMLCSNNNQEIMDFSLIANTLTYLLRVPFIHFFDGFRSSHEIVDVKLISDEQIVKFFKASNFNNFYYNMPNNQFPAIRGAIYSSDIGFQVRETINKNYDRLPIILQKLMNKFEKLTGRSYKIFEYYGEKEATKLIIIMGSASECVKEAVDIRNSKYKDCGVLKVRLFRPFCVDFFIKEIPKTITHIAVLDRTKEIGAVGEPLYQEVCSAFIKIYSNKKLNSNFPLIIHGRYGLSSKDFTPNMALSVFNELDKKNPKNTFTIGIEDDKLGLKYTNIEFKNDLIEVLFYGLGSDRTISTVKLIINNIFKKKLYTQTFFEYDARKSGGITISHLRIGEKTFSKPYKIKIADILVCNQFYFLEKYSLVDNLKKKGILLINSSFLENKFNKVISPLTKKKIRDKEIKIYVFDADFISKKYKQKISFIIQIAFFYIMEKLEKRIFNNSKDSLIQDTIIADIKKSIYLYNIIKTNEPIKQFKQSKNLKELMSENLGDLIPVHKFRKDAIWEIEPTYEFEKREYVDKIPMWNPNSCIQCNKCVFVCPHGAIRSKIITKKEKKNIFYDFNSAIALDDNFQFTQNEFIIQISPNGCVGCELCIEVCPTSNEDEYSIDSLIQIEKKQILEKEEGKWNTFNNTIVESQKNKYIDKIKNTQFIDPLFAFSSACAGCGETAYLKLLTQLFGSRLYIANASGCSTVYCANLPSIPWNKDTNGKSVVWSHSLFENNAEFGFGLKLGIQSHKKQAYELLSTLKYDNIKKEILNCIDFEKQEQIVNKLNKTLLKKENCLNSKKLLKISDYLIEKSLWIIGGDGWAYDIGYGGIDHILNKKEDINILVLDNEGYANTGGHTSNSTPLGAKMKYSLEGKNISKKNLGLLALNYSHVYVASIAMGADAEHTLKVFKEAEKFKGPSIIIAYCPCITHGYNLKYGIEQQEMAVKSGIWPLYSFNPDNLIINKNPMNIYYEPDLSFLNKYLEKEKRFTNSIYLIELYKDFIEKQYKKIKNIQDFYNLK